One Styela clava chromosome 4, kaStyClav1.hap1.2, whole genome shotgun sequence genomic window, GGCTGCTGCTGTACATGATGCAGCGACTCTCTGGAAAGTCGCAAGTTCATTTGTGATTGTGAATGCTTCGTAGGGGAGTTAGATAATTGCAGGTCACTGTAAGTGATTGCCATTGCAATATTAGGTGTAGATTTTAAATGAGGTGGTTCAGCTTGCTGTTCCACTATTCTGTCCAAGTTGTTTGTGGAATGACCACGTCCCACATATACCTGATTTGCGTAAACAGTTTTCGGGTTGGGTGGCGTTATTTGTTCTGCCATCCTGACATGACGCTGCTGTGGACTTTCGCTTGGCATATTCATTTGGATTTGAGGGCGTGATGGCAAGATTGCTGGTTTTGAAGGGAGATGCGTCTGTGTGATACGGTTGTTTAGAAAAGGTCGCTGTGAAACTTGTTGTTGTTGAGTGGATATAGATAACGGGATATGAGAATGTCCACTGAGAGGAATTTCATTTTGCTGTTGAGAATTTATCTGTCTCTGAGGGGGCAAATGAGTATTTTTCACTGGGATATTACCATTAGATGTCACAGGCGTATTGTTCATATTAGAAAAATTCATGTTCCGTATAACATGCAATGAAGGCATTGAACCGGCAAGTCTCTGCTGCTGCATGAAAGATAAATTTTGATGTTGGGGCATCGACACCATGTCTCCTCCATGAGGTGAGACATTACTACCAAATTTCATACCAGATGTTACTGCAGAATTGTTAGTAAATTTATTTGAGGATGTAGAATTTATAGGAGAAAGTTGTTGGGCTGATGAAAACACCGGTCTGGAATTTGAAGGTAATGCTGGGGGCGAGGATGGCAAAGCATCACCGATGGATGACACATTGAATACTGATTGTGATCTTCTTTGTAGAGTAGGTCCATGTCGAAACACATTGGCTTGTGGTCTATCTGAATTTGGCAAAAAAGCACAATTAGCATCAGATTATATCACAATgcattgattttaaatattagaatttctGTGACATAGGgcataatgtttttatttacttcagAAGAAAACTTTTCTCATTCCGATTCATTATAACAAGTTTAATCAAGACTCAGACTAAAGTCTCGAAAGTAAAATGTACAGGATAAA contains:
- the LOC120327256 gene encoding uncharacterized protein LOC120327256, whose product is MPLFGKKSKKTKAVTAIAGKYIKRESSPFISNRPQANVFRHGPTLQRRSQSVFNVSSIGDALPSSPPALPSNSRPVFSSAQQLSPINSTSSNKFTNNSAVTSGMKFGSNVSPHGGDMVSMPQHQNLSFMQQQRLAGSMPSLHVIRNMNFSNMNNTPVTSNGNIPVKNTHLPPQRQINSQQQNEIPLSGHSHIPLSISTQQQQVSQRPFLNNRITQTHLPSKPAILPSRPQIQMNMPSESPQQRHVRMAEQITPPNPKTVYANQVYVGRGHSTNNLDRIVEQQAEPPHLKSTPNIAMAITYSDLQLSNSPTKHSQSQMNLRLSRESLHHVQQQPASYMPSESYVENPPADRQIQHLGGQMQPHLSTSLNQVNRSHYVQSMQHPQPHYKENTRLASTNGANISFEKDELPLPPGWSLDRTLQGHKYYIDHNTNTTHWTHPLNTDSLPPGWERVSSSNYGTYYVDHVSKKTQFEHPLDLRQNDQQIHNNNDLPAPEPSQQYDTWKRNQVVPANPYLSTTEIPSWLKIYSKAPQRYDHKLRWELFQIHELDCFSEMLTMLMKKELKEIVMKYEKSRENYTQELQRRVQLAGRHSQGPENKHYYV